The bacterium genome has a window encoding:
- a CDS encoding alpha/beta hydrolase, which yields MQVGYSEWSAQPGAKTVVLLHGWGASRTLFERAATALHQHGANRILTVDFPGFGESDTPDRVWQVDDFVSFLFEVLDQLKVSHVDMLVGHSHGGRVALKSAVVQPNRIRKLLLVGSAGIRLPLSIRKKIRVMAFKACKRALPLLFWNSERRENVLQWLRAQFGSADYRDAGNMRNTLIALLHEDLTPILSQIKQPTLLVWGAEDTDAPLRIAKIIEREIPDTGLVVWEKAGHYAFLDRPDQFDRVSAHFLG from the coding sequence ATGCAAGTTGGATACAGTGAGTGGTCCGCTCAACCAGGTGCAAAAACTGTCGTTCTGCTCCATGGATGGGGGGCAAGTCGCACGTTGTTTGAGCGAGCTGCGACAGCGCTCCATCAACATGGGGCGAACCGCATTCTGACCGTTGATTTCCCGGGATTTGGAGAATCTGATACTCCTGATCGAGTGTGGCAGGTTGATGACTTCGTAAGTTTTTTATTTGAAGTGCTCGATCAGCTCAAGGTAAGCCATGTTGATATGCTTGTCGGTCACTCGCATGGTGGACGAGTCGCTTTAAAGTCAGCTGTGGTGCAGCCCAATCGAATACGGAAGCTCTTACTGGTGGGGAGTGCCGGAATACGATTACCTCTCTCGATCAGAAAAAAGATACGGGTTATGGCATTTAAGGCGTGCAAAAGAGCTTTGCCATTGTTGTTCTGGAACAGTGAGCGAAGGGAGAATGTGCTTCAGTGGTTACGCGCCCAGTTCGGGAGTGCTGACTACCGTGACGCAGGGAATATGCGAAATACTCTTATAGCGCTTCTTCATGAAGATCTTACGCCGATTTTGTCTCAGATTAAACAGCCAACGTTGCTGGTTTGGGGTGCTGAGGATACGGATGCGCCCCTACGAATTGCGAAGATTATCGAAAGAGAGATTCCCGATACCGGTTTGGTGGTGTGGGAGAAGGCGGGTCATTACGCATTTTTAGACCGACCAGATCAATTTGATAGAGTATCAGCTCATTTTTTAGGATAA
- a CDS encoding class II fumarate hydratase, translated as MKTRIEKDSMGDMEVPQSALYGASTQRAVLNFPVSDLRFPRVFIEALGAIKYGAARSNQECGLLSKDLVDAIAAAAQEVQSGSHDEHFVVDIFQTGSGTSTNMNTNEVIANRAAQILGGKLGDKSLVHPNDHVNMSQSSNDVIPSAIHISTVISAERNLLPALEMLRKALETKANEFANVIKSGRTHLQDATPVTLGQEFAGYAAQIAIGEERVRQGLERVRELALGGTAVGTGLNTHPEFAKKAISHIESVLNVELHEAGNHFEAQGARDAIVFYSGALRTVAGSLMKIANDIRWLASGPRLGIGEIFLPEIQPGSSIMPAKVNPVICESVMMVAAQVIGNDATIAISGQHGNFELNVMLPVIGFNVLQSSELISTCSENFVLRCINGIRANVEKCESNAEKSLAICTSLAPIIGYDRAAEIAKRALKEDKGVRQMAREMNALSEEELEKALNLMAMTKPGM; from the coding sequence ATGAAAACTCGAATAGAAAAAGACTCGATGGGTGATATGGAGGTTCCTCAAAGTGCGCTCTATGGTGCCTCTACGCAGAGAGCTGTCTTGAATTTTCCGGTCAGCGATTTGCGGTTTCCGAGAGTTTTCATAGAAGCGCTTGGTGCAATCAAATACGGAGCGGCCCGCTCTAATCAAGAGTGCGGACTCTTATCGAAAGATCTTGTGGATGCGATTGCTGCTGCGGCTCAAGAGGTACAATCCGGCTCTCATGATGAACATTTTGTAGTCGATATTTTTCAGACTGGCTCCGGTACTTCAACGAATATGAATACGAATGAAGTGATTGCAAATCGTGCAGCTCAGATCTTAGGTGGAAAACTCGGTGATAAATCTCTTGTTCATCCGAACGATCATGTAAATATGTCACAGTCATCGAATGATGTTATTCCTTCTGCGATTCACATTTCGACCGTCATTTCAGCAGAGAGGAATCTCTTGCCTGCGCTTGAGATGCTGAGAAAGGCGCTCGAGACGAAAGCGAACGAGTTCGCAAATGTAATTAAGTCAGGTCGAACCCATCTACAAGATGCGACTCCCGTTACGCTTGGTCAGGAGTTCGCGGGTTATGCAGCGCAAATTGCAATTGGAGAAGAGCGGGTTCGCCAGGGGCTAGAACGCGTCAGGGAGTTGGCTCTTGGAGGAACGGCCGTTGGAACAGGTCTGAATACCCATCCTGAGTTTGCCAAAAAGGCTATTTCCCATATCGAATCAGTGTTGAATGTTGAGTTGCATGAGGCTGGTAATCATTTTGAGGCACAGGGAGCGAGAGACGCGATCGTATTCTACAGCGGCGCGTTGAGAACGGTAGCGGGTTCGCTGATGAAGATAGCAAATGATATCCGCTGGCTGGCATCTGGTCCACGGCTGGGTATTGGCGAAATCTTTCTTCCTGAGATTCAACCTGGATCGAGTATTATGCCAGCAAAGGTAAATCCAGTTATCTGTGAGTCTGTGATGATGGTTGCGGCACAGGTTATTGGAAACGATGCAACTATCGCTATTTCTGGCCAGCATGGAAATTTTGAGTTGAATGTAATGCTTCCCGTCATAGGATTTAATGTGCTTCAATCCTCTGAACTCATCTCCACCTGCAGTGAGAACTTCGTGCTACGCTGTATTAATGGAATTAGAGCAAATGTTGAAAAGTGTGAATCTAACGCCGAGAAAAGTCTCGCAATTTGTACTTCGCTGGCTCCTATCATCGGATACGATCGCGCAGCGGAGATAGCAAAGCGAGCCCTCAAGGAAGACAAGGGGGTGCGGCAAATGGCCAGGGAAATGAATGCGCTTTCTGAGGAAGAATTAGAGAAGGCGCTCAATCTCATGGCAATGACGAAGCCTGGGATGTAA
- a CDS encoding HDOD domain-containing protein, whose product MTKTATASNKNGKDDKWLVPKLLPADQEALSQSLRLARSSQENTSALAPVLSQDPVLVIEILKEANNSAFAGETKTVSTLRPSIIRLGAERVAEILTDISKREEITDPGVHLIFNRHRSRCKRIGGVAQIVSEILAKHLSEECELVGLLCSIGDMLAVYHLGKQYLELAEDSPRATVNYRLVKNHSFDVYKRGIAYLRRSGVPESVTSIIDEDIPLPQVEQKTMRLIYRAALELIDAYDNEKWEKLSPDKELPTTSIFRLLKINERQHRAIYEQATQYLHHITALDSGREQLLKQQGSDENDYSPNEDWFDLDDDDDDEEDWSWFDNEPEPETNNETSEATDNALEDLDADLDFLLTDCEDDSAERSVQTLPRENSSEIETSFVTMHHDALVDSLDTLVNGPFSTAALIAFSEDRKEATILAQRGSSHSETTIMIADTDSPFLRALSQTQVFSTRRDAKSPFGSPSYAISPVQIEKEASVAIYADCGQHPAITLEGRRLFRDTIAQLNKEIQSSLETPQG is encoded by the coding sequence ATGACGAAGACGGCTACAGCCTCAAATAAAAACGGCAAAGATGATAAATGGCTGGTCCCCAAGCTATTACCTGCTGATCAAGAGGCTCTTTCACAAAGCTTACGACTCGCGAGAAGTAGTCAGGAAAACACCTCCGCACTGGCTCCAGTTCTGAGTCAAGATCCAGTGCTCGTCATTGAGATCTTAAAAGAAGCGAATAACTCTGCATTTGCTGGCGAAACCAAGACGGTATCGACCCTTCGACCTTCTATTATTCGACTCGGCGCCGAGCGAGTTGCTGAGATTCTTACAGATATATCAAAACGAGAAGAAATTACTGATCCTGGTGTACATCTCATATTCAACCGGCATCGCTCGCGATGTAAGCGTATCGGAGGCGTTGCACAAATTGTTTCTGAAATTCTCGCGAAACATCTTAGCGAGGAATGTGAACTTGTTGGTCTCCTTTGTTCAATAGGAGATATGCTTGCCGTCTATCATCTTGGCAAGCAGTACCTTGAACTCGCTGAAGACAGTCCACGGGCAACCGTAAACTACCGCCTCGTAAAAAATCATAGCTTTGATGTGTATAAGCGGGGTATTGCATACCTACGAAGAAGTGGGGTGCCTGAGAGTGTTACAAGCATTATCGACGAGGACATACCGCTTCCGCAGGTCGAACAGAAGACTATGCGACTCATTTATCGAGCAGCACTTGAACTCATTGACGCCTACGACAATGAAAAGTGGGAGAAACTCTCCCCCGACAAAGAACTCCCCACAACCAGTATCTTTCGTCTATTAAAAATAAATGAACGACAACATCGGGCAATCTATGAGCAAGCGACCCAGTATCTCCATCATATCACTGCTCTTGATTCAGGACGGGAGCAACTCCTGAAACAACAAGGGAGCGATGAAAACGATTATTCACCTAATGAAGACTGGTTTGATCTCGATGATGATGATGATGACGAAGAAGACTGGAGCTGGTTTGATAATGAACCCGAGCCGGAAACAAATAACGAGACATCCGAAGCTACTGATAATGCTCTGGAAGATCTTGATGCAGACCTTGATTTCTTACTCACTGACTGTGAAGACGATTCGGCTGAGCGCTCAGTTCAGACTCTCCCTCGAGAGAATAGTTCTGAAATTGAGACCTCTTTTGTTACTATGCATCATGATGCCTTGGTCGATTCGCTTGATACACTCGTAAATGGACCATTTTCAACAGCTGCCCTGATTGCGTTTTCAGAGGATCGAAAAGAGGCTACTATCCTCGCTCAACGTGGCAGCTCACACTCTGAAACAACAATCATGATTGCTGACACAGACTCTCCTTTTCTTCGTGCGCTCTCACAAACTCAGGTCTTTTCGACGCGGAGAGACGCGAAATCTCCATTCGGCAGCCCTTCTTATGCGATATCACCAGTCCAAATTGAGAAAGAGGCCTCAGTTGCGATCTATGCCGACTGCGGGCAACACCCAGCAATCACCCTGGAGGGACGACGTCTCTTTCGTGATACCATAGCTCAACTCAATAAAGAGATTCAAAGCAGCTTGGAAACTCCTCAAGGCTGA
- a CDS encoding OmpH family outer membrane protein, whose product MKRTEIKKEGNEGTFKSVSQVNRRSVFLSFFLFMFLCSISILTTSAFAEYKLATVDINKVLNETKESKEARQSLTEESTRARATIEKKRQALQDKEAALKARGVSPDSKEAEEFRQEAKDFGRLVKDTEEELKRKFLRSNTEITQKTLQVIEAYAKSNKIDLILEKGQEGKGAVLFGAPSVDITKEVIEKLKG is encoded by the coding sequence GTGAAGAGAACTGAAATAAAAAAAGAGGGGAACGAGGGAACGTTCAAGAGCGTTTCTCAGGTGAACAGAAGGTCAGTTTTTCTCAGCTTCTTTTTATTCATGTTTCTCTGCAGCATCTCTATTCTCACCACATCCGCATTTGCAGAATATAAATTAGCCACGGTAGACATTAATAAAGTCTTAAATGAGACCAAGGAGTCAAAGGAAGCCCGCCAATCACTGACGGAAGAATCAACCCGTGCTCGAGCCACGATTGAGAAGAAGCGCCAAGCGCTGCAAGACAAAGAAGCTGCACTAAAAGCACGTGGAGTTTCTCCAGACTCGAAAGAGGCGGAAGAGTTTAGACAAGAAGCAAAAGACTTTGGTCGTCTGGTAAAAGATACAGAAGAAGAGCTCAAGCGTAAGTTCCTCCGTTCAAATACTGAGATCACTCAAAAGACACTTCAAGTCATAGAGGCTTATGCAAAGTCCAATAAGATCGATCTTATTCTCGAAAAGGGACAAGAGGGGAAAGGCGCCGTCCTGTTTGGAGCACCAAGTGTTGATATCACAAAAGAAGTAATTGAAAAGCTGAAAGGGTAA
- a CDS encoding SseB family protein, which yields MRNAFEEAIYNAVEAPSADHIRQFYQLFLKTEMVVPCRMQIKPIKNLSPFPSPFSNLLTIVADEQETIPVFTSEEELLSWAKEPMEFNCISGKVLCERAPESAWISINPSGDWGKELSAWEISLLKQGEESFDELVAEQLQESDPHVIFKPLLEEQKERISAILEPILEENPTIISCYGGTQVSESSHESYLIGVLVSADLPSDTIRTQVHDGLQNGLIGDLPFTLAVGTHFDASPELALLKFSDPIVKNTQQVESLNALKKVVQRVGKWFSK from the coding sequence TTGAGGAATGCCTTTGAGGAAGCAATCTACAACGCTGTAGAAGCACCATCAGCAGATCATATTCGTCAGTTCTACCAACTATTTCTCAAAACAGAGATGGTTGTACCCTGTCGCATGCAGATCAAGCCAATTAAAAACTTATCGCCTTTCCCTTCGCCGTTCTCGAATCTCCTTACAATCGTAGCGGACGAACAAGAGACCATTCCAGTCTTTACCTCAGAGGAGGAACTCCTCTCGTGGGCGAAGGAACCAATGGAATTCAATTGCATAAGTGGGAAGGTGCTGTGTGAACGCGCTCCTGAATCTGCATGGATTAGCATTAATCCCTCCGGAGATTGGGGAAAGGAACTGTCGGCTTGGGAGATTTCATTACTCAAACAGGGAGAAGAGTCCTTTGATGAACTTGTAGCCGAGCAACTTCAAGAAAGCGATCCGCACGTAATCTTCAAGCCGCTGCTCGAGGAACAAAAAGAGCGTATTAGTGCTATCCTAGAGCCCATCTTGGAGGAAAATCCAACTATTATTTCCTGCTATGGTGGCACTCAAGTCTCTGAATCTTCGCATGAGTCATACCTCATCGGTGTACTTGTATCAGCAGATCTCCCGAGCGACACTATTCGGACTCAGGTTCATGATGGCCTGCAAAATGGATTAATAGGGGATCTTCCATTTACGCTTGCAGTTGGAACTCATTTTGATGCATCTCCAGAGCTTGCACTCTTAAAATTTAGCGATCCAATCGTGAAAAACACGCAACAAGTAGAATCCTTGAACGCTCTAAAGAAGGTAGTGCAACGAGTTGGAAAGTGGTTCTCGAAGTAA
- the rpiA gene encoding ribose 5-phosphate isomerase A: MYLFFHERYVFLPWIIFMGYSFLSCMRRRGGSVDSREHLAEELADRLHEGQIIGVGTGTTVEAVLKKMKHRISQDGVSDVQFVPTSYQSAWCLHDLGLPVTSPATSAMLDWGFDGADEVDSELRLLKGRGAAMLHEKLIAARCASLFIVVDESKLVTQLGSKMSVPVEVIPEARFSVEQELRSLGAQEVCLRLAVALERQVPLFTQEGNLILDARFDSISQDCEMRINAVPGVVENGIFSSYATEVLVARDAGVEILTAQ; encoded by the coding sequence ATGTACCTCTTTTTTCATGAAAGATATGTATTTCTTCCATGGATAATCTTTATGGGCTATTCTTTTCTCTCTTGTATGAGGCGAAGAGGAGGGAGCGTGGATTCAAGAGAACATCTAGCAGAAGAACTTGCAGATCGACTACATGAAGGTCAAATCATTGGGGTTGGGACTGGGACAACGGTAGAGGCGGTCTTGAAGAAAATGAAGCATCGCATCTCGCAAGATGGAGTGAGTGATGTTCAATTTGTTCCAACGTCTTATCAGAGTGCATGGTGCCTTCATGATCTCGGCCTGCCCGTCACTTCTCCAGCAACAAGTGCTATGCTTGATTGGGGGTTTGATGGAGCGGATGAGGTGGATTCAGAACTTCGTCTTCTTAAAGGGAGGGGTGCAGCGATGCTTCATGAGAAGCTAATCGCTGCTCGATGCGCGTCGCTCTTCATTGTGGTCGATGAGAGTAAGCTTGTTACTCAGCTCGGTTCCAAGATGAGTGTTCCAGTTGAAGTTATCCCTGAGGCACGCTTTTCGGTTGAACAAGAGCTGCGAAGTCTGGGAGCGCAGGAGGTTTGTCTGCGGCTCGCAGTTGCACTTGAGCGCCAGGTCCCATTATTTACCCAAGAGGGAAATCTCATTCTTGATGCGCGCTTTGACTCTATCTCACAAGATTGTGAGATGCGGATTAATGCGGTTCCAGGTGTAGTTGAAAATGGTATCTTCAGTAGTTATGCGACTGAAGTATTAGTGGCTAGAGATGCTGGAGTAGAGATTTTGACCGCACAATAA